From the genome of Desulfitobacterium chlororespirans DSM 11544, one region includes:
- the cobO gene encoding cob(I)yrinic acid a,c-diamide adenosyltransferase gives MKTEKQKGLVIVHTGDGKGKTTAAFGLGMRAWGQGLKVLVIQFIKGQDSGELRAAEKLGPSFTVYQMGEGFVRDCDEKAFSGPKLAAEKALQTVEIEIKSGKWDMIILDEINCAVICSLISEEAVLALIDNKPSEIHLVLTGIGAKPQIIEKADLVSEMREIRHPFRKGVKAQKGIEF, from the coding sequence ATTAAAACGGAGAAGCAAAAAGGGTTGGTTATTGTTCATACCGGAGACGGCAAAGGAAAAACCACCGCGGCGTTTGGCCTGGGAATGAGGGCCTGGGGTCAGGGTTTAAAGGTATTGGTCATTCAGTTCATTAAAGGGCAGGACAGCGGCGAACTGCGGGCCGCGGAAAAGCTGGGGCCATCTTTCACCGTCTACCAAATGGGTGAAGGCTTCGTCAGGGATTGCGATGAAAAAGCTTTTTCCGGGCCTAAGCTCGCAGCAGAAAAAGCCTTGCAGACTGTGGAGATAGAAATCAAATCAGGTAAGTGGGATATGATTATTTTGGATGAAATCAATTGTGCTGTAATCTGCAGTCTAATCTCCGAGGAAGCGGTTCTGGCCTTGATCGACAACAAACCTTCCGAAATACATCTCGTCCTTACCGGTATCGGCGCCAAGCCGCAAATTATCGAGAAAGCCGATCTGGTTAGCGAGATGAGAGAAATCAGGCACCCTTTTCGGAAAGGGGTCAAAGCTCAGAAAGGAATCGAATTCTGA